A portion of the Calothrix sp. 336/3 genome contains these proteins:
- a CDS encoding Mov34/MPN/PAD-1 family protein, which translates to MIIISYQHLQIIYNHGESAYPEECCGLLLGYIQEGKKTVVEVIPTKNAWQGEAENFSGKSTDKAQGTPESQRRRYAIAPQTMLQVQKQAREKSLEIIGIFHSHPDYPSIPSEFDRLYAWQGYSYVITSIHQGKRWDIHSWVLDDNQQFQEEIIENSL; encoded by the coding sequence ATGATTATCATCAGTTACCAGCATTTACAAATTATTTATAACCATGGAGAAAGCGCTTACCCAGAAGAGTGCTGTGGTTTGTTGTTGGGGTATATACAGGAAGGAAAGAAAACAGTTGTGGAAGTAATTCCCACGAAAAATGCTTGGCAAGGAGAAGCTGAGAATTTTTCTGGGAAAAGTACAGACAAAGCTCAGGGGACACCAGAGAGTCAACGACGCAGGTACGCGATCGCCCCCCAAACCATGTTACAAGTGCAAAAGCAAGCACGGGAAAAATCCCTGGAAATTATTGGTATTTTCCACTCTCACCCCGATTATCCCTCAATTCCTTCGGAATTTGACCGTTTATATGCTTGGCAAGGATATTCCTATGTGATTACTTCCATTCACCAGGGGAAGAGGTGGGATATTCACAGTTGGGTGTTAGATGATAATCAACAGTTTCAAGAAGAAATCATCGAAAATAGTTTGTAA
- a CDS encoding recombinase family protein, giving the protein MTTFAYIYTDPLIEETPQEIDWGRQVERVYADIGGRSQLELLFQDCRKTPPQCLLVRRLLELGDTIAQVSDRLSELAAMGITLIATEQSYNSQENTPNLQAELLKLLQEIQTQHHSRRIRQAHARNRLEIAPPPGKPPYGYRRSRSKYIIDRSTAPVVKDFFDNFLLYGSLRGAVRYLNKKYGKNISVTTGKRWLTNHVYRGDTAYHHGEIISDTHTAIISREEAAQVDRLLRRNRRLPPRTASAPRSLAGLVVCQQCQSRMQVVLVTIRRQNKQYLYLRSLSCPLRPKCKAIAYQEVLEQTITSVCRDLPVAVEKMISPELGSVKENFTMVIELRSAEAAIAHQEEILTQLPHLVETGILDVETAKIRAYKLRTEISRLQAQIATLPPVNLISVAQAVSIPQFWLDLSEVERRFYFREFIRQIEIIRHPPTWELSIIFIF; this is encoded by the coding sequence GTGACAACTTTTGCTTACATCTACACCGATCCCTTAATTGAAGAGACTCCCCAGGAAATTGATTGGGGAAGGCAAGTTGAGCGAGTTTATGCAGATATTGGTGGGCGATCGCAGCTAGAATTATTATTCCAAGATTGTCGGAAAACCCCCCCACAATGCCTGCTGGTGCGTCGTTTGCTAGAATTAGGAGACACCATTGCCCAGGTGAGCGATCGCCTGTCTGAGTTAGCAGCCATGGGTATTACTCTGATTGCCACAGAACAGAGTTACAACTCCCAAGAAAATACCCCTAATTTACAGGCAGAGTTATTAAAATTACTCCAAGAAATTCAAACTCAACACCATAGTCGGCGTATCCGTCAAGCCCACGCCCGTAATCGTTTAGAGATTGCCCCACCTCCGGGAAAACCACCCTATGGTTATCGGCGCAGTCGCAGTAAATACATTATTGACCGTAGTACTGCCCCCGTTGTCAAAGATTTTTTCGATAATTTTCTCCTCTACGGTTCCCTACGAGGTGCGGTACGCTACCTAAATAAGAAGTATGGTAAAAATATCTCTGTCACCACAGGTAAAAGATGGTTAACAAATCATGTTTACAGAGGAGACACCGCTTACCATCATGGAGAGATTATTTCTGATACCCACACTGCAATTATCTCCCGTGAAGAAGCTGCCCAGGTAGATAGACTTTTACGTCGTAACCGTCGTTTACCACCCCGTACAGCTAGCGCTCCCCGCTCCCTAGCAGGTTTAGTAGTTTGTCAGCAATGTCAGTCTCGGATGCAAGTTGTTTTGGTGACAATTCGCAGACAAAATAAGCAATATTTATACTTACGTTCTCTGAGTTGTCCCCTACGTCCTAAATGTAAAGCGATCGCCTACCAGGAAGTCTTAGAACAGACAATTACCAGTGTGTGCCGAGATTTACCCGTTGCCGTCGAGAAAATGATTTCCCCCGAATTGGGTAGTGTCAAGGAGAATTTCACCATGGTGATAGAGCTACGCTCCGCCGAAGCGGCGATCGCTCACCAAGAGGAAATTCTCACCCAACTCCCCCACCTTGTAGAAACGGGTATCCTAGATGTTGAAACTGCGAAAATTAGAGCTTATAAACTCCGCACAGAAATTTCCCGTCTACAAGCACAAATTGCCACCCTACCCCCTGTCAATTTAATTTCTGTTGCCCAAGCAGTATCCATTCCCCAATTTTGGCTGGATTTATCGGAAGTGGAAAGAAGATTTTATTTCCGTGAATTTATTCGTCAAATCGAAATTATTCGTCATCCACCAACTTGGGAATTAAGTATTATTTTTATTTTTTAA
- a CDS encoding 2-phosphosulfolactate phosphatase family protein codes for MKLFIYHTPELTPSDRAPECAIAVDVLRATSTMATVLAAGGEAIQVFSDLDQLIEVSEKWSQDKRLRAGERGGGKVPGFELGNSPLDCTSELVDGRRLFISTTNGTRTLQRIQGAKTVLTGAFVNRKAVVEYLLSHRPETVWIVGSGWEGSYSLEDTACAGAIAYSVSKLGNIPPEEIAGNDEVISAIALYSQWQDNLLGLLHHASHGQRLLRLDCHEDLKYCSQTDILDVLPMQQEPGVLKKG; via the coding sequence GTGAAGTTATTTATATATCACACACCGGAATTAACTCCGTCTGATCGAGCTCCAGAATGCGCGATCGCAGTTGATGTATTGCGAGCAACCAGTACCATGGCAACCGTATTGGCAGCTGGAGGTGAGGCAATCCAGGTGTTTAGCGATTTAGATCAACTTATAGAAGTCAGTGAAAAGTGGTCTCAGGATAAGCGATTACGCGCTGGGGAAAGGGGTGGTGGAAAGGTTCCGGGGTTTGAGTTGGGGAATTCTCCCCTCGACTGTACATCAGAACTAGTAGATGGTCGTCGTCTATTTATCAGTACCACCAATGGAACCCGCACGTTACAGCGTATCCAGGGAGCCAAAACAGTACTGACGGGAGCTTTTGTGAACCGGAAAGCGGTGGTGGAGTATCTTTTAAGCCATCGTCCAGAAACAGTCTGGATTGTCGGTTCTGGTTGGGAAGGTAGCTATTCCCTAGAAGATACTGCTTGTGCTGGGGCGATCGCCTACAGTGTCAGTAAGTTAGGTAATATACCACCGGAAGAAATCGCTGGCAATGATGAAGTTATTAGCGCGATCGCTCTTTATTCCCAATGGCAAGACAACCTTCTAGGGTTGCTGCACCATGCTAGCCATGGTCAACGTCTGTTGCGTCTTGATTGTCATGAAGATTTAAAATACTGTTCCCAAACTGATATTTTAGATGTTCTGCCCATGCAACAAGAACCAGGTGTCTTGAAAAAAGGTTAA
- a CDS encoding NAD(P)/FAD-dependent oxidoreductase: MTNDQIVIIGGGAAGFFAAIAAAENSQMQVTLLEASRQPLAKVRISGGGRCNVTHACFEPTALVQHYPRGGKALLGAFTRFQPRDTIGWFANRGVPLKIEADGRMFPITDDSQTIVNCLMRSAQACDVNIATGSIVKSVKLLNKKFEIGLKSGEEFVCDRLVLATGSNPLGYKIAQELGHSILPPVPSLFTFNIPDPKLRQLAGVSVNPVRLRLSIPGEKTLEQMGALLITHWGVSGPAVLKLSAWGARMLQGSKYQGKLQINWLPQMTVEEVKQKLLLVKQEWGKRTVGLHRGVDLPHRLWQYMIDRAGITRDIRWADVPNKSLNLLLQELTQGQYLVSGKGVFKEEFVTCGGVNLKEVNFKTMESKLVPGLYFAGEILDIDGVTGGFNFQSAWTTGYLAGAGVQGEKGEKH, encoded by the coding sequence ATGACTAATGACCAAATAGTAATTATCGGTGGGGGGGCAGCTGGTTTTTTTGCTGCGATCGCTGCTGCGGAAAATTCTCAGATGCAGGTGACTTTATTGGAAGCGAGTCGTCAACCTTTGGCGAAGGTGAGAATTTCTGGTGGGGGACGCTGTAATGTTACCCATGCTTGTTTTGAGCCTACAGCTTTAGTACAACATTATCCTAGGGGTGGTAAAGCTTTACTTGGTGCTTTTACCCGTTTTCAACCACGGGATACCATCGGTTGGTTTGCTAATCGTGGTGTTCCGTTAAAGATTGAAGCTGATGGACGGATGTTTCCGATTACCGATGATTCGCAAACTATTGTCAATTGTTTAATGCGTTCTGCTCAGGCTTGTGACGTAAATATAGCTACTGGTTCTATTGTAAAATCAGTCAAATTACTGAACAAAAAGTTTGAGATTGGCTTAAAATCAGGGGAAGAATTTGTTTGCGATCGCCTAGTTCTGGCTACGGGTAGCAATCCCCTAGGTTACAAAATTGCCCAGGAATTGGGACATAGTATTTTGCCCCCCGTACCCTCTCTATTTACCTTCAATATCCCTGACCCGAAATTGCGGCAACTAGCAGGTGTGAGCGTGAATCCTGTGCGCTTACGTCTGAGTATTCCGGGGGAAAAGACCCTAGAACAGATGGGAGCATTATTAATTACCCATTGGGGGGTCAGTGGTCCAGCAGTTCTCAAGCTTTCTGCTTGGGGAGCCAGAATGTTACAGGGTAGTAAATATCAAGGGAAATTACAAATCAATTGGCTGCCACAGATGACAGTGGAGGAAGTGAAACAAAAGTTATTACTAGTTAAACAGGAGTGGGGCAAGCGAACTGTAGGATTACATCGAGGTGTGGATTTACCCCATCGTCTGTGGCAATATATGATTGACCGTGCAGGAATCACCAGAGATATTCGTTGGGCAGATGTACCAAACAAAAGCTTGAATCTGTTATTGCAGGAATTAACTCAAGGACAATATCTAGTCAGTGGCAAAGGGGTATTTAAGGAAGAATTCGTTACCTGTGGTGGTGTGAACCTCAAGGAAGTCAATTTTAAGACAATGGAAAGTAAATTAGTTCCCGGTCTTTACTTTGCCGGAGAAATTCTCGATATTGATGGTGTGACTGGTGGATTTAATTTTCAGAGTGCTTGGACGACTGGTTACTTAGCTGGTGCTGGGGTTCAGGGAGAGAAAGGGGAGAAGCATTAA
- a CDS encoding EAL domain-containing protein, translated as MSGGNQQDRIHHFLLVQDQQGKRNILLQDTTYSLGRDSRNAIVLHSRSVSRQHAILLRVPLTDSDQYGFRVIDGSFKGKRSTNGVYVNGNKCFSHNLQHGDVIEFGNNHVKARYYAVANLPEEMLANPFEMENISEFLFEQGSGANPFETLIVEDESLEGASEVALARLASFPELIPNPIIEMDVEGNITYLNPAATLKFPNLRQAGKDHPILSGLSKVVKSNRESSFVREVQVGTEVFEQSIHYLLESDLIRTFITGDITEKKKAEAELQQRDRLLQAVAESANYFLTEMNYETAVHQALASVGEAAIADRAYLFENHPHPVTGEIAMSMRYEWTQGQTSQPGWQNQVYQTMGLGRWYDVLTNGHSINGIVSSFPEVERELLERDGIKSLLLVPLRIEEEFWGFLGLADCTQARLWSSHEESTLLTMAASISGARQRQQVEAMIRYQALHDMLTGLPNRILFNEQLHKALPNATRNGESLAVMFLDLDRFKTINDTLGHTLGDQLLQGVSHRLKECLRAGDTIARWGGDEFTILIPRVSHLDEVIQVARRILQSLETTFYLDGNELYVSASLGIALLDEYSPDAETLIQHADAALYHAKDEGRNNYQFYTTSLGSKAPELLSLEKSLRHAIERDEFILYYQPRISIADRKIIGVEALLRWQHPEMGLVAPNIFISLAEETGLIIPIGEWALRTACKQNKAWQDAGMPYITMAVNLSPKQFRQPNLVETVAKILTETGLEPRYLELEITETTAIEDLEFTQKILQELELMGVSLAIDDFGTGHSSLSRLQFLPLHNLKIDASFIHNLTKDDKVAHIIKAIVTLGQSLGLRLTAEGVEKEEELEFLQSINCEDVQGFLFYRPLSPEHATNILKLKAEELPVEKISQMCASPDI; from the coding sequence ATGTCAGGGGGCAATCAGCAGGATAGAATACATCATTTTTTGCTGGTACAAGATCAGCAGGGGAAGCGGAATATTCTTCTTCAGGATACAACCTATTCCCTAGGAAGGGATTCCAGAAACGCGATCGTTCTCCATTCCCGTTCTGTATCCCGACAACACGCAATCCTGCTGCGTGTACCTCTTACCGATAGTGATCAGTATGGTTTTCGGGTAATTGATGGTAGTTTTAAGGGGAAGCGCAGCACTAATGGTGTATACGTCAATGGCAACAAATGCTTCTCCCATAACCTTCAGCATGGAGATGTAATTGAGTTTGGCAATAATCATGTCAAAGCCAGATATTATGCTGTTGCCAACCTCCCAGAAGAGATGCTGGCTAATCCCTTCGAGATGGAAAACATCTCAGAGTTTCTGTTTGAACAAGGGAGTGGAGCAAATCCCTTTGAAACCCTGATTGTCGAAGATGAAAGTTTGGAAGGAGCAAGTGAAGTTGCCCTCGCTCGTTTAGCATCTTTCCCCGAATTGATTCCCAATCCCATTATCGAGATGGATGTGGAAGGTAATATTACTTACCTCAATCCCGCCGCGACCCTGAAGTTTCCGAATTTACGTCAAGCAGGTAAAGACCACCCAATTTTAAGCGGACTCTCGAAGGTAGTCAAAAGTAATCGAGAAAGTTCCTTTGTCCGTGAAGTCCAGGTGGGGACAGAAGTTTTTGAACAGTCAATTCATTACCTTTTAGAAAGCGACTTAATTAGAACATTTATTACTGGTGATATTACTGAAAAGAAGAAAGCAGAAGCGGAACTGCAACAGCGCGATCGCCTACTGCAAGCGGTGGCAGAATCTGCTAATTACTTCTTGACGGAAATGAATTATGAAACCGCAGTCCATCAGGCTTTAGCATCCGTGGGAGAGGCGGCGATCGCTGACCGTGCCTACCTCTTTGAAAATCATCCCCACCCCGTCACTGGGGAAATAGCGATGAGCATGAGGTATGAATGGACACAAGGGCAAACCTCCCAACCGGGCTGGCAAAATCAAGTTTATCAAACCATGGGTTTAGGACGTTGGTATGATGTCTTAACCAACGGTCACTCCATCAATGGAATTGTGAGTAGTTTTCCTGAGGTGGAAAGAGAACTTCTAGAACGTGACGGAATTAAATCTCTTCTCCTAGTTCCCCTGCGCATTGAAGAGGAATTTTGGGGTTTCCTAGGTTTAGCTGATTGTACCCAAGCACGTTTGTGGTCAAGCCATGAAGAATCTACCCTACTAACCATGGCAGCCAGTATAAGTGGGGCACGTCAACGCCAACAAGTAGAGGCAATGATTCGTTATCAAGCCCTCCATGATATGTTAACCGGGCTACCCAACCGCATATTATTTAACGAGCAACTGCATAAAGCTTTACCCAACGCTACTCGTAATGGTGAAAGTTTAGCGGTGATGTTCCTAGACTTAGATCGGTTTAAAACAATTAATGATACCCTCGGACATACCTTAGGTGATCAACTACTCCAAGGGGTATCCCATAGACTCAAGGAATGCTTACGAGCTGGTGATACCATTGCTCGCTGGGGTGGTGATGAATTTACAATTTTGATACCGAGAGTCAGCCATTTAGATGAAGTGATTCAAGTTGCTCGGAGAATTTTACAATCTCTAGAAACAACATTTTATTTAGATGGCAATGAACTCTATGTGAGTGCCAGTTTAGGCATTGCCCTACTAGATGAATATAGCCCAGATGCTGAAACATTAATTCAACACGCAGATGCGGCTTTATATCATGCTAAGGATGAGGGCAGAAATAATTACCAATTTTACACAACTTCCCTCGGTAGCAAAGCTCCCGAACTATTGAGTTTAGAAAAGAGCTTACGTCATGCTATCGAAAGAGATGAGTTTATTCTTTACTACCAACCACGTATCAGCATTGCAGATCGCAAAATCATTGGTGTAGAAGCACTTCTGCGATGGCAGCATCCAGAAATGGGACTTGTTGCACCCAATATATTTATTAGTTTGGCAGAGGAAACGGGCTTAATTATCCCCATCGGGGAATGGGCTTTACGCACAGCTTGTAAACAAAACAAAGCATGGCAAGATGCGGGGATGCCTTACATTACCATGGCAGTTAATCTTTCTCCGAAGCAATTTAGGCAACCAAATTTAGTGGAGACGGTAGCCAAAATTCTCACGGAAACAGGTTTAGAGCCTCGTTATTTAGAATTAGAAATTACGGAAACTACAGCGATTGAAGATTTAGAATTTACCCAGAAAATTCTCCAAGAATTAGAATTAATGGGGGTTTCCTTGGCAATTGATGACTTTGGTACTGGACATTCTTCCCTATCTCGTCTTCAGTTCTTACCCTTACATAATCTCAAAATCGATGCTTCTTTTATTCATAACTTAACTAAGGATGATAAAGTTGCCCATATTATTAAGGCAATTGTCACCTTAGGACAAAGTTTAGGCTTAAGACTGACAGCTGAGGGTGTGGAAAAAGAAGAAGAACTAGAGTTTCTGCAATCGATTAATTGTGAAGATGTCCAAGGTTTTCTATTCTATCGACCACTTTCACCAGAACACGCCACCAATATTTTAAAATTGAAGGCAGAAGAATTACCTGTGGAAAAGATTTCTCAGATGTGTGCATCTCCGGATATTTAA
- a CDS encoding CocE/NonD family hydrolase yields the protein MLTRDGVRLDADIYRPDTEGEFPVLLMRQPYGRAIASTVVYAHPTWYAAHGYIVVVQDVRGRGSSEGEFKAFSQEINDGEDTINWVANLPGSNGNVGMYGFSYQGMTQLYAAASKHPALKTICPAMVGYDLYTDWAYEGGAFCYQTNLAWAIQLATETAKRQGDERVYQALFTASRNLPIHNPELLKTFAPESFYHEWLHHYQPDGYWENISPRKLLQDVDLPMFHVGGWFDTYLRGTLNLYRDMAARSRYRQQILVGPWAHLPWGRKVGEVDFGEQAMSPVDKMQLCWFEQYLKGVNTGLFETPPVWLFEMGTNFWQGFSSFPSENQKTFYLSSSGLAGMREDEGKLTIFLPDSSTSDVIVHDPWRPVLALGGHAAIPAGVFERSHLDCRSDVLTYTTEPLKADYYLAGEVAVEVYASADHPSFDICAVVSELLPDGRVYNITQGYVNCQDGTTNMARKISLQSTCVRIAKGHALRLSLSASCFPAYGVNPGKGGNCHGVRGMDAQVITLTVNSGKNSLSRLLLPIVAFSEEVQGF from the coding sequence ATGCTGACGCGGGACGGTGTGCGTTTAGATGCTGATATCTATCGTCCTGATACTGAAGGTGAGTTCCCCGTATTGCTAATGCGTCAACCCTATGGCAGGGCGATCGCCTCCACAGTTGTCTATGCTCATCCGACGTGGTATGCAGCACATGGCTATATTGTTGTTGTGCAAGATGTCCGGGGTAGGGGTAGCTCTGAGGGGGAGTTTAAAGCCTTTTCCCAGGAAATCAATGATGGTGAAGATACGATTAACTGGGTAGCAAATTTACCTGGTAGTAATGGCAATGTGGGAATGTATGGTTTTTCCTACCAAGGTATGACCCAGCTTTATGCTGCCGCTAGTAAACATCCTGCCCTGAAAACCATTTGTCCGGCGATGGTTGGTTATGATTTATACACTGACTGGGCATACGAAGGTGGTGCATTTTGCTACCAAACAAATTTAGCTTGGGCAATTCAGTTAGCGACAGAAACAGCCAAACGCCAGGGAGATGAGCGGGTATATCAAGCCTTATTTACAGCTTCCCGTAACTTACCCATCCACAATCCCGAACTTCTCAAAACCTTTGCCCCAGAATCCTTTTATCATGAGTGGTTGCACCATTACCAACCTGATGGATACTGGGAAAATATCTCACCACGCAAGCTTCTCCAAGATGTGGATTTACCGATGTTCCATGTCGGTGGTTGGTTCGATACTTACCTCCGGGGAACCCTGAATTTATACCGAGATATGGCGGCACGTAGTCGCTATCGGCAGCAAATTTTAGTTGGTCCTTGGGCGCATCTCCCCTGGGGGCGAAAAGTTGGAGAAGTGGACTTTGGAGAACAAGCCATGAGTCCCGTCGATAAGATGCAGCTTTGCTGGTTTGAGCAATATCTCAAGGGGGTAAATACAGGTTTATTTGAGACACCCCCGGTATGGCTATTTGAAATGGGTACTAATTTTTGGCAAGGCTTTTCCAGCTTTCCTTCAGAAAATCAAAAAACGTTTTACTTGTCAAGTAGTGGACTGGCGGGAATGCGGGAAGACGAAGGCAAGTTAACCATATTTTTGCCTGATAGCAGCACCAGTGATGTGATTGTTCACGACCCCTGGCGACCAGTACTAGCCTTGGGTGGTCATGCTGCCATCCCTGCTGGTGTTTTTGAGCGATCGCACTTAGATTGCCGTAGTGATGTTTTAACTTATACTACGGAACCATTAAAGGCAGATTATTATTTAGCGGGGGAAGTGGCGGTAGAAGTCTATGCCAGTGCTGACCATCCCAGCTTTGATATCTGCGCTGTGGTTTCAGAATTATTACCAGATGGCAGAGTATACAACATTACTCAGGGATATGTAAATTGCCAGGATGGAACAACAAATATGGCTCGGAAAATTTCTCTACAAAGTACCTGTGTGAGAATTGCCAAAGGTCATGCATTACGCTTAAGTTTAAGTGCATCTTGTTTTCCAGCCTATGGGGTGAATCCTGGGAAGGGTGGTAATTGTCATGGGGTACGTGGGATGGATGCTCAGGTAATTACTTTAACTGTGAATAGTGGTAAGAATTCCCTGTCACGATTGCTGTTACCGATTGTTGCTTTCTCTGAAGAGGTGCAAGGGTTTTGA
- a CDS encoding DUF4334 domain-containing protein gives METLDKLLTILQVENATTATALQLFDALEPVNLEFMFGRWQGSGIPTNHPMDGLLEASNWFGKEFIDAENVHPLLFSDSQGKIFQVAPNPIAMNWVLKLPILKNKSLKPLLILINSLLKTQTSQARLRMMEYRGKVSATMIYDYLPINDSFRRVDDNTVFGVMDFKTLPQPFFFVLRRCHN, from the coding sequence ATGGAAACACTCGACAAATTACTGACAATTCTCCAGGTCGAAAACGCGACAACTGCAACAGCTTTACAATTATTTGATGCTCTCGAACCCGTGAATCTAGAATTTATGTTTGGTCGTTGGCAAGGTTCGGGAATTCCTACGAATCATCCAATGGATGGTTTATTGGAGGCATCTAATTGGTTTGGTAAAGAATTTATTGATGCAGAAAATGTCCATCCCTTATTATTTTCAGATAGTCAGGGAAAAATTTTCCAAGTTGCACCCAACCCTATAGCGATGAACTGGGTTTTAAAGTTACCTATACTGAAAAATAAATCTCTTAAACCTTTACTGATACTAATTAATTCCTTATTGAAAACACAAACAAGTCAAGCCAGACTGCGAATGATGGAATATCGAGGTAAAGTCAGCGCAACTATGATATATGATTATCTTCCAATCAATGACTCTTTTAGAAGAGTAGATGATAATACTGTCTTCGGAGTCATGGATTTTAAAACTTTACCCCAGCCTTTCTTTTTTGTTCTCAGACGATGCCATAATTAG
- a CDS encoding inorganic phosphate transporter: MFIAIAILLAFYLAFNLGANDVANAMGTSVGSKAVTLRQALVIAGILEFTGAVLFGHEVSQTLATKIVNPEFFVDTPEILVAGMVTVLLSCGLWLQIATFWGLPVSSSHAVVGAIAGFSWVAIGIQGVDWLSIGKITIGWLVTPLISGAIAAVIYSQIRWWILEQKQQIIQLNEWIPWLSAAILSIFGVIALPAVTQPLTDLLLVKLGVQLPAHDIPLLVGSIAVIGLTVYGWRQVEHQNANPVEHLFGKLQLLSACFVAFAHGSNDVGNAIAPLAAIIYIHNTHTVPLNHLTIPLWILVTGGVGIVAGLAILGKKVISTIGENIIPLQPSAGFCAELATATTILLASRIGLPLSTSHALVGGVVGIGLVQNYKAIKVQTLQGIATAWLVTIPISAGISAIGFKIWLILH; this comes from the coding sequence ATGTTTATTGCGATCGCCATACTTTTAGCTTTTTACCTGGCTTTTAACCTGGGTGCTAATGATGTTGCCAATGCGATGGGGACTTCCGTCGGTTCTAAGGCAGTAACTTTGAGGCAAGCGCTGGTAATTGCGGGCATCTTAGAGTTTACAGGTGCTGTCTTATTTGGGCATGAGGTATCCCAGACATTAGCCACGAAAATTGTTAATCCAGAATTCTTTGTCGATACACCGGAAATTCTGGTTGCGGGGATGGTGACAGTTTTACTTAGCTGTGGTTTGTGGCTGCAAATTGCCACCTTCTGGGGATTGCCAGTATCTTCTTCCCATGCAGTGGTGGGAGCGATCGCGGGTTTTAGTTGGGTGGCGATCGGGATTCAGGGGGTAGATTGGTTATCCATTGGCAAAATTACCATCGGTTGGCTGGTGACACCCTTAATTAGTGGGGCGATCGCGGCTGTAATTTACAGTCAAATTCGCTGGTGGATTCTGGAACAAAAACAGCAAATTATCCAGTTAAATGAGTGGATTCCCTGGTTAAGTGCGGCAATTCTCAGCATCTTTGGAGTAATTGCACTGCCAGCAGTCACCCAACCCCTGACAGATTTATTACTAGTAAAACTCGGTGTGCAACTACCTGCCCACGATATTCCCCTGTTGGTAGGTAGTATTGCTGTGATCGGGTTAACAGTTTATGGTTGGCGGCAGGTGGAACATCAAAATGCCAACCCCGTAGAGCATCTCTTTGGTAAACTACAACTACTCAGCGCCTGTTTTGTAGCTTTTGCCCACGGTTCCAATGATGTTGGCAACGCGATCGCCCCCCTCGCAGCCATTATCTATATCCATAACACCCACACAGTACCCCTGAATCACCTAACAATACCCCTGTGGATTCTCGTAACTGGTGGTGTGGGTATCGTCGCCGGATTAGCCATTTTGGGTAAAAAAGTTATCTCCACCATCGGTGAAAATATCATTCCTCTCCAACCAAGTGCAGGTTTCTGTGCGGAACTCGCAACCGCCACAACTATTCTTCTAGCCTCCCGTATCGGTTTACCCCTTTCCACCTCCCATGCGCTTGTGGGGGGGGTTGTGGGAATTGGCTTAGTGCAAAATTACAAAGCCATCAAAGTCCAAACCTTGCAAGGAATTGCCACAGCATGGTTAGTCACAATTCCCATCAGTGCCGGCATTAGCGCCATCGGCTTTAAAATTTGGTTAATTCTGCATTAA